The proteins below are encoded in one region of Macaca nemestrina isolate mMacNem1 chromosome 10, mMacNem.hap1, whole genome shotgun sequence:
- the LOC105474188 gene encoding olfactory receptor 2AP1 has protein sequence MKNKTVLTEFILLGLTDIPELQAAVFTFLFLTYLLSILGNLIILILTLLDSHLQTPMYFFLRNFSFLEISFTNIFIPRVLISITTGDKSISFAGCFTQYFFAIFLGATEFYLLAAMSYDRYVAICKPLHYTTIMSSRVCTQLIFCSWLGGLMAIIPPITLMSQQDFCASNRLNHYFCDYEPLLELSCSDTSLIEKVVVLVASVTLVVTLVLVILSYTFIIKTILKLPSAQQRTKAFSTCSSHMIVISVSYGSCMFMYINPSAKEGDAFNKGVALLITSVAPLLNPFIYTLRNQQVKQAFKDIVKKLVNL, from the coding sequence atgaaaaataaaactgtgttaACTGAGTTCATCCTTCTGGGTCTAACAGATATCCCTGAACTCCAGGCGGCAGttttcacctttcttttccttACGTATTTACTCAGCATCCTTGGAAATCTGATTATCCTCATCCTCACCTTACTGGACTCCCACCTTCAGACTCCCATGTATTTCTTTCTCCGGAACTTCTCCTTCTTGGAAATTTCCTTCACAAACATCTTCATTCCCAGGGTCCTGATTAGCATCACAACAGGGGACAAGAGTATCAGCTTTGCTGGCTGCTTCACTCAGTATTTCTTTGCCATATTCCTTGGGGCCACAGAATTTTACCTTCTGGCTGCCATGTCCTATGACCGCTATGTGGCCATCTGCAAACCTCTGCATTACACCACCATCATGAGCAGCAGAGtctgcacccagctgattttctGCTCTTGGCTGGGTGGGCTAATGGCTATTATACCACCAATCACCCTGATGAGTCAGCAGGACTTTTGTGCATCCAACAGGCTGAATCATTATTTCTGTGACTATGAGCCTCTTCTGGAACTCTCATGTTCAGACACAAGCCTCATAGAGAAGGTTGTCGTTCTTGTGGCATCTGTGACCCTGGTGGTCACTCTGGTGCTAGTGATTCTCTCCTATACATTCATTATCAAGACTATTCTGAAGCTCCCCTCTGCTCAGCAAAGGACAAAAGCCTTTTCCACTTGTTCTTCCCACATGATTGTCATCTCCGTCTCCTATGGAAGCTGCATGTTTATGTACATTAATCCCTCTGCAAAAGAAGGGGATGCATTCAACAAGGGAGTAGCCCTACTCATTACTTCAGTTGCTCCTTTGTTGAATCCCTTCATTTACACCCTAAGGAACCAACAGGTAAAACAAGCCTTCAAGGATATTGTCAAAAAGCTTGTGAATCTTTAA